The following are from one region of the Salvia hispanica cultivar TCC Black 2014 chromosome 1, UniMelb_Shisp_WGS_1.0, whole genome shotgun sequence genome:
- the LOC125196513 gene encoding putative late blight resistance protein homolog R1C-3 yields MAAEMFRSSEIHNHFNKLIWVSVSDPTEKNILLLILRQLDPSEPPRVIPFELRKQVGRLLKEKKILLVLNDVPKLSKEDLKGLLITLGESDKGSKVLITGDNPEVANFVEDDSLIELKLLKHEQSWDLLKWELLKKLPCPPEFEIHGQLIAENCNGLPRDIVSTANALITKLRRIDDPSGRIQLVAKNLVKIEEKRLDGSAKTCSITESIHKFCQKESEPDRENFLQEFIKHDREGFFPVIDGVKKNRRVCVHGHISKFIPKFISSSRQEIWLRSFVSHSNEAFTLHKNDISKIRAAFNLLRVLDAKPINVKRIHSELCLLVHLRYVTLSLKGDVLPEAISKLRNVQTLIVHTTSRTLKIEANILVMVELRHFETNASATLPKKSGASEEDERLETLCGISPKSCTSELFEKLPNLKKLGICGQLALLLDGKNDLLCKLDKVEKLKLLNQEETGDEKLKLPTWITSSKQKGQLNSLILGPSTFHGSLRTLTLSATCLSWEHIFVLGTLQQLEELMLKDNAFSGKEWKVHDDGFPHLQILKIKNLHFENWKCSRSHFPRIRRIVLFKCEQLQEIPIELAHIPTFQELHLQNGGEIAKICAMDIREKKLEMRNTNHNIVFKLLPKDIFR; encoded by the exons ATGGCTGCTGAAATGTTTCGCAGTTCAGAGATTCATAACCACTTCAACAAGCTCATTTGGGTTAGTGTTTCCGATCCAacggaaaaaaatatattgcttTTGATTCTAAGACAGCTGGATCCATCCGAACCTCCACGTGTTATTCCTTTTGAGTTACGCAAGCAAGTTGGAAGGCtgttaaaggaaaaaaaaatcttgctTGTCCTAAACGATGTGCCGAAATTGAGTAAGGAAGATTTAAAAGGGCTTCTAATCACCTTAGGAGAGAGTGATAAAGGGAGTAAAGTCTTGATCACCGGTGATAATCCTGAAGTGGCTAATTTTGTTGAAGATGATTCTCTCATAGAGTTGAAGCTGCTGAAACATGAGCAAAGTTGGGACTTACTAAAGTGGGAGTTACTAAAGAAGCTTCCATGCCCACCTGAGTTTGAAATCCATGGACAACTAATTGCAGAAAATTGTAATGGCCTACCTCGAGATATTGTTTCAACGGCTAACGCTTTAATCACAAAGCTTAGACGTATAGACGATCCAAGTGGTCGGATTCAA CTTGTAGCAAAGAATTTGGTTAAAATTGAAGAGAAGAGGCTTGACGGTTCGGCTAAAACATGCAGCATCACTGAGTCAATTCATAAGTTCTGTCAAAAAGAATCTGAACCTGATCGAGAGAACTTCCTCCAAGAATTCATAAAGCATGACCGGGAAGGATTCTTTCCTGTAATCGATGGGGTAAAGAAAAATCGACGTGTTTGTGTTCATGGACACATTTCTAAGttcatcccaaaattcatCTCTTCTTCAAGACAAGAGATCTGGCTCCGGTCATTTGTTTCTCACTCCAATGAAGCATTCACTTTGCATAAGAATGACATTTCGAAGATCCGTGCAGCTTTCAACCTACTTAGGGTGTTGGATGCCAAGCCCATCAATGTCAAAAGAATCCACAGTGAATTGTGCCTCCTGGTACATTTGAGGTACGTCACCCTTTCGCTCAAGGGTGACGTTCTCCCAGAAGCTATCTCCAAACTTCGGAATGTACAGACTCTTATAGTTCATACAACATCCCGCACCCTCAAGATTGAAGCAAATATATTGGTGATGGTTGAGTTAAGGCATTTCGAAACAAATGCTTCAGCTACTTTACCCAAAAAAAGTGGAGCTTCAGAGGAAGATGAAAGGCTGGAGACACTCTGCGGCATTTCCCCTAAAAGTTGCACCTCAGAATTATTCGAGAAACTTCCCAATTTAAAGAAACTAGGCATATGTGGCCAACTTGCACTACTGCTTGATGGAAAGAATGATTTGTTGTGCAAATTAGATAAAGTTGAAAAACTTAAGCTGCTAAACCAAGAGGAAACTGGAGACGAGAAACTAAAGCTACCAACATGGATAACAAGTTCTAAACAAAAAGGCCAACTGAACAGCCTGATTCTCGGACCCTCGACATTCCATGGAAGCCTAAGGACTCTAACATTGTCTGCTACATGTCTCAGTTGGGAGCATATTTTTGTTCTTGGAACACTGCAGCAACTGGAGGAGCTGATGCTAAAAGATAACGCATTCTCTGGCAAGGAGTGGAAGGTCCATGATGATGGTTTCCCCCatcttcaaatattgaaaattaagaaCTTACATTTTGAAAATTGGAAATGTTCAAGGAGTCACTTCCCGCGGATCAGACGCATTGTGTTGTTCAAATGCGAGCAACTGCAAGAAATTCCCATTGAGTTGGCTCATATCCCAACCTTCCAAGAGTTGCATTTGCAAAATGGTGGTGAAATAGCTAAAATATGTGCCATGGACATTCGCGAGAAGAAACTAGAAATGAGAAATACTAACCACAACATCGTGTTCAAGCTCTTACCTAAGGATATATTCAGATGA